The proteins below are encoded in one region of Bacteroides uniformis:
- a CDS encoding sugar O-acetyltransferase, which yields MNEVEKMRSSQLADMSVPEIQVKFEHAKRLLAKMRVMSTYDEDYRSLLEELVPGIPATSIICPPFHCDHGDGIRLGEHVFVNANCTFLDGGYITIGAHTLVGPCVQIYTPHHPMDYIERRTEKEYAYPVTIGEDCWIGGGAILCPGVTVGDRCIIGAGSVVTKDIPSDSIAVGNPAKVIRKNEAKK from the coding sequence ATGAATGAAGTGGAAAAAATGCGTAGCTCCCAGTTGGCGGATATGTCCGTTCCGGAGATACAGGTGAAGTTCGAGCATGCCAAGCGCTTGCTGGCAAAAATGCGTGTGATGAGTACTTACGATGAGGATTACCGGAGTTTGCTGGAGGAACTGGTGCCAGGTATTCCCGCTACTTCCATCATCTGCCCGCCCTTCCATTGCGACCACGGGGATGGGATCCGGCTGGGTGAGCATGTCTTTGTCAATGCCAATTGCACTTTCCTGGACGGGGGATATATCACGATTGGTGCCCATACGTTGGTCGGTCCATGCGTACAGATATACACTCCCCATCATCCGATGGATTATATCGAGCGTCGTACGGAAAAGGAATATGCCTATCCGGTGACGATAGGAGAGGATTGCTGGATTGGCGGCGGTGCCATTCTGTGTCCAGGCGTCACCGTCGGCGACCGTTGTATCATCGGTGCGGGTAGTGTGGTGACGAAAGATATTCCATCCGATAGCATAGCCGTTGGTAATCCGGCAAAGGTCATCCGGAAAAATGAGGCAAAAAAGTGA
- the purB gene encoding adenylosuccinate lyase gives MKLDLLTAISPIDGRYRGKTDVLAAYFSEFALIKYRVQVEIEYFITLCELPLPQLKGVDKGVFETLRNIYRNFSEADAQRIKDIESVTNHDVKAVEYFLKEEFDKLGGMDDYKEFIHFGLTSQDINNTSVPLSVKEALEQVYYPQIEELIAQLRAYAEEWAAIPMLAKTHGQPASPTRLGKEVMVFVYRLERQLATLKACPVTAKFGGATGNYNAHHVAYPEYDWKAFGNKFVSEKLGLEREEYTTQISNYDNLSAIFDAMKRINTVMIDMNRDFWQYISMEYFKQKIKAGEVGSSAMPHKVNPIDFENAEGNLGMANAILEHLAVKLPVSRLQRDLTDSTVLRNVGMPFGHIIIAIQSSLKGLRKLLLNEPAIYRDLDNCWSVVAEAIQTILRREAYPHPYEALKALTRTNQAITEASIKEFIEGLNVSEEIKKELRVITPHTYTGI, from the coding sequence ATGAAACTTGATTTACTTACCGCAATCTCTCCGATTGACGGTCGATACAGAGGCAAAACGGATGTTTTGGCTGCCTATTTTTCAGAATTTGCACTGATTAAATACCGTGTACAAGTTGAAATAGAATACTTTATCACGCTGTGTGAGCTGCCTTTGCCGCAACTGAAAGGGGTGGATAAGGGCGTTTTCGAAACCTTGAGAAACATTTACCGTAACTTCTCCGAAGCCGACGCGCAACGCATTAAGGACATTGAGAGCGTGACGAACCATGATGTGAAGGCTGTGGAGTATTTCTTAAAAGAAGAGTTTGACAAGTTGGGTGGTATGGACGACTATAAGGAGTTCATCCATTTTGGCCTGACTTCACAAGATATCAACAATACGTCTGTTCCTTTGTCTGTAAAGGAGGCGTTGGAGCAGGTGTACTATCCTCAAATAGAGGAACTGATAGCGCAGCTCCGTGCTTATGCGGAAGAGTGGGCCGCTATCCCCATGCTTGCCAAGACACACGGACAACCGGCTTCGCCTACCCGTTTGGGCAAGGAGGTAATGGTGTTTGTCTACCGTCTGGAACGCCAGTTGGCAACGCTGAAGGCTTGTCCGGTGACAGCAAAGTTCGGTGGCGCTACGGGTAATTACAATGCCCATCATGTGGCTTATCCGGAATATGACTGGAAGGCATTCGGCAATAAGTTCGTTTCCGAAAAGCTTGGCTTGGAACGCGAGGAGTATACTACCCAGATATCCAATTACGATAATCTGTCTGCCATCTTTGATGCCATGAAGCGCATCAATACGGTGATGATTGATATGAACCGTGACTTCTGGCAATATATCTCTATGGAATACTTCAAGCAGAAGATTAAAGCCGGTGAGGTGGGCTCCAGCGCGATGCCGCACAAGGTGAACCCGATTGACTTTGAAAATGCGGAAGGAAACCTGGGCATGGCGAATGCTATTCTTGAGCACTTGGCGGTAAAACTGCCGGTTTCCCGTTTGCAGCGTGACTTGACGGACTCTACCGTGCTCCGCAATGTGGGTATGCCGTTCGGGCATATCATTATTGCCATACAAAGTTCTTTGAAGGGTTTGCGTAAGTTGCTGTTGAACGAACCGGCCATCTACCGTGACCTGGACAATTGCTGGAGCGTGGTGGCCGAGGCTATCCAGACCATTCTGCGCCGCGAGGCCTATCCGCATCCCTATGAAGCGTTGAAAGCGTTGACCCGTACCAATCAGGCCATTACGGAAGCGTCTATCAAGGAATTTATAGAGGGACTGAATGTAAGTGAAGAGATAAAGAAAGAATTGCGGGTGATTACCCCCCATACTTATACGGGAATTTAA
- a CDS encoding HU family DNA-binding protein yields the protein MTTRYQMKEMPDLQGTGEPITYPKMVMTGQTGTRELAEYIAMTSGFSKGVTEGIICELGEALAHEMGMGRSVKIEGLGVFTPALSIYPDKEREQPQESTTKRNARSIYVSGVNFRTDKALIRETNHWCELERASWKPARSSKKYTPEQRLALAHQYLDKHAFLTVSIYRQLTGLVRSTATVELRKWAHTPGSGIDTSGIGSHKVYVKRKESVIP from the coding sequence ATGACCACACGCTACCAAATGAAAGAAATGCCCGACTTGCAAGGCACGGGCGAACCAATCACCTACCCCAAGATGGTGATGACCGGACAGACCGGCACGCGCGAACTGGCGGAATACATCGCCATGACCTCGGGATTCTCGAAAGGCGTAACCGAAGGAATTATCTGCGAACTGGGCGAAGCCCTGGCCCACGAAATGGGAATGGGACGCTCGGTGAAGATAGAAGGATTGGGCGTATTCACCCCCGCACTGTCCATCTACCCCGACAAGGAACGCGAACAGCCCCAAGAAAGCACCACGAAGCGAAACGCGCGGAGCATCTACGTAAGTGGCGTGAACTTCCGCACGGACAAGGCCTTGATTAGAGAAACCAACCATTGGTGCGAACTGGAACGTGCCTCCTGGAAACCCGCACGTTCGTCGAAGAAATACACTCCCGAACAACGTCTGGCTCTGGCGCATCAGTATCTGGACAAGCATGCCTTCCTTACTGTCAGCATCTACCGGCAACTGACCGGACTCGTCCGCTCCACCGCCACCGTGGAACTGCGCAAATGGGCACATACTCCCGGCAGCGGAATCGATACAAGCGGCATCGGAAGCCATAAGGTATACGTGAAAAGGAAAGAAAGCGTCATCCCTTGA
- the carB gene encoding carbamoyl-phosphate synthase (glutamine-hydrolyzing) large subunit: MEKNLKKVLVLGSGALKIGQAGEFDYSGSQALKALREEGIGSVLVNPNIATIQTSEGIADQVYFLPVTPYFVEEIIKKERPDGILLAFGGQTALNCGTELYQNGILQKYGVRVLGTSVEAIMYTEDRDLFVKKLDEIPMKTPKSHAVESMEDALKAAREIGYPVMVRSAYALGGLGSGICPDEEAFIKLAESSFTFSKQILVEESLKGWKEIEFEVIRDANDHCFTVASMENFDPLGIHTGESIVVAPTCSLTDEQVKMLQELSTKCIRHLGIVGECNIQYAFNAETNDYRVIEVNARLSRSSALASKATGYPLAFVAAKIALGYTLDQIGEMGTPNSAYAAPQLDYLICKIPRWDLTKFVGVSREIGSSMKSVGEIMSIGRSFEEIIQKGLRMIGQGMHGFVGNEGVEFDDLDYELSHPTDLRVFAIAEALEKGYAIDRIFELTKIDPWFLGKLKNIVDYKQKLSQYNKVEDIPADVLREAKVLGFSDFQIARFVLNPQGNMEKENLTVRARRKELGILPAVKRINTVASEHPELTNYLYMTYAVQGYDVNYYKNEKSVVVLGSGAYRIGSSVEFDWCSVNAIQTARKLGYKSIMINYNPETVSTDYDMCDRLYFDELSFERVLDVIDLEQPRGVIVSVGGQIPNNLAMKLHRQSVPVLGTSPISIDRAENRNKFSAMLDQLGIDQPAWQELTSLEDVKGFVEKVGYPVLVRPSYVLSGAAMNVCYDEEELENFLKMAAEVSKEYPVVVSQFLQNTKEIEFDAVAQNGEVVEYAISEHVEFAGVHSGDATLVFPAQKIYFATARRIKKISRQIAKELNISGPFNIQFLARNNEVKVIECNLRASRSFPFVSKVLKRNFIETATRIMLDAPYTQPDKSAFDIDRIGVKASQFSFSRLHKADPVLGVDMSSTGEVGCIGDDFSEALLNAMIATGFRIPRPEKGVMFSSGAMKSKVDLLDASRMLFAKGYKIYATAGTAAFLNAHGVTTEAVYWPDERPDAENNVMTMIADHAFDLIVNIPKNHTKRELTNGYKIRRGAIDHNIPLITNARLASAFIEAFCEMKLEDIQIKSWQEYK, translated from the coding sequence ATGGAAAAGAATTTAAAGAAAGTGCTTGTCTTGGGTTCTGGTGCGCTCAAGATTGGTCAGGCCGGAGAGTTTGACTATTCCGGTTCGCAGGCGCTGAAGGCGTTGCGCGAAGAAGGTATCGGTTCTGTTTTGGTAAACCCGAACATTGCTACTATCCAGACATCGGAAGGTATCGCCGATCAAGTTTATTTCTTGCCGGTAACTCCTTATTTCGTGGAAGAAATCATCAAGAAAGAACGTCCCGACGGCATTTTGCTGGCATTCGGCGGACAGACGGCGCTGAACTGCGGTACGGAACTCTATCAGAACGGAATTCTTCAGAAATATGGCGTGCGCGTGCTGGGTACTTCCGTTGAGGCGATTATGTACACCGAAGACCGTGACCTCTTTGTGAAGAAGCTGGACGAGATTCCGATGAAGACTCCGAAGAGCCACGCTGTGGAGAGCATGGAGGACGCACTGAAGGCAGCCCGCGAGATTGGCTACCCCGTGATGGTGCGCTCGGCTTATGCTCTGGGTGGACTGGGAAGCGGTATTTGTCCGGACGAGGAAGCCTTCATTAAATTGGCCGAAAGCTCTTTCACTTTCTCCAAGCAGATTCTGGTAGAAGAGTCTCTGAAGGGTTGGAAGGAAATTGAATTCGAGGTAATCCGCGATGCCAACGACCACTGCTTCACGGTGGCAAGCATGGAAAACTTCGACCCGCTGGGCATTCATACGGGTGAGTCCATCGTAGTGGCTCCCACTTGCTCATTGACCGACGAGCAGGTGAAAATGTTGCAGGAGCTCTCCACCAAATGTATCCGCCACCTGGGCATCGTGGGCGAATGTAACATCCAGTATGCGTTCAACGCCGAGACAAACGACTATCGTGTCATCGAGGTGAACGCCCGTCTGTCCCGTTCTTCCGCATTGGCTTCCAAGGCTACCGGTTATCCGCTGGCATTCGTGGCTGCCAAGATTGCGTTGGGCTATACGCTCGACCAAATCGGCGAGATGGGAACTCCCAATTCTGCATATGCTGCTCCGCAACTTGATTACCTGATTTGCAAGATTCCGCGTTGGGACTTGACGAAGTTCGTAGGTGTCAGCCGCGAAATTGGCTCCAGCATGAAGTCGGTAGGCGAAATCATGTCTATCGGACGTTCCTTTGAAGAAATTATCCAGAAGGGCTTGCGTATGATTGGTCAGGGAATGCACGGATTCGTGGGCAATGAGGGAGTGGAGTTCGATGACTTGGATTACGAACTGTCACATCCCACCGACCTGCGCGTCTTTGCCATTGCCGAGGCTCTGGAAAAGGGATATGCCATCGACCGCATCTTTGAGCTGACCAAGATTGACCCCTGGTTCTTGGGCAAGCTGAAGAACATCGTAGACTACAAGCAGAAACTTTCCCAATATAATAAGGTGGAAGACATCCCCGCCGACGTGCTGCGCGAAGCCAAAGTGCTTGGCTTCTCCGACTTCCAGATTGCCCGCTTCGTGCTGAATCCGCAAGGCAATATGGAGAAGGAAAACCTTACCGTACGCGCCCGTCGTAAGGAGCTGGGCATCCTGCCCGCCGTGAAGCGCATCAATACGGTGGCTTCCGAACATCCGGAACTGACGAACTACCTCTACATGACGTATGCCGTTCAAGGTTATGATGTGAACTATTATAAGAATGAAAAATCAGTGGTTGTGCTTGGTTCGGGCGCTTACCGCATCGGTTCGTCTGTAGAGTTCGACTGGTGCTCGGTGAATGCCATCCAGACTGCCCGCAAGCTGGGCTACAAGTCCATCATGATTAACTATAACCCCGAAACCGTTTCTACGGACTACGACATGTGCGACCGTCTCTACTTCGACGAGCTCTCCTTCGAGCGTGTGCTCGACGTTATCGACCTGGAGCAGCCGCGCGGTGTCATCGTGTCCGTGGGTGGACAGATACCGAACAACCTGGCAATGAAGCTTCACCGCCAGTCAGTTCCCGTGTTGGGTACTTCCCCCATCTCCATCGACCGTGCCGAAAACCGTAACAAGTTCTCTGCCATGCTCGACCAGCTGGGCATCGACCAACCGGCTTGGCAGGAACTCACTAGCCTGGAAGATGTGAAAGGCTTTGTAGAGAAGGTGGGCTATCCGGTACTGGTGCGTCCGTCTTACGTACTCTCCGGTGCTGCGATGAATGTATGCTACGATGAAGAAGAACTGGAAAACTTCTTGAAGATGGCTGCTGAGGTATCTAAGGAATATCCGGTGGTGGTATCCCAGTTCTTGCAGAACACCAAGGAAATCGAGTTCGACGCTGTTGCCCAAAACGGTGAAGTGGTGGAATACGCCATCTCCGAGCACGTAGAGTTTGCCGGTGTACACTCCGGTGACGCTACGCTGGTATTCCCGGCACAGAAGATTTACTTTGCAACGGCACGCCGCATCAAGAAAATCAGCCGCCAGATTGCGAAGGAACTCAATATTTCCGGTCCTTTCAATATCCAGTTCCTGGCACGCAACAACGAGGTGAAGGTTATCGAGTGTAACCTCCGTGCATCGCGCAGCTTCCCGTTCGTATCCAAGGTGCTGAAGCGTAACTTCATCGAGACTGCTACCCGTATCATGCTGGACGCTCCCTATACACAACCGGACAAGTCGGCATTCGACATCGACCGTATCGGTGTGAAGGCAAGCCAGTTCTCCTTCTCCCGTCTGCACAAGGCAGACCCGGTATTGGGTGTGGACATGTCGTCTACGGGCGAGGTAGGCTGTATTGGCGACGACTTCTCCGAAGCATTGCTGAATGCCATGATTGCTACCGGATTCAGAATCCCCCGTCCCGAGAAGGGCGTGATGTTCTCCTCCGGAGCCATGAAGTCCAAGGTGGATTTGCTGGATGCCAGCCGCATGCTCTTTGCCAAAGGCTATAAGATTTATGCTACGGCAGGTACAGCCGCTTTCCTCAACGCCCATGGCGTGACGACGGAAGCCGTTTACTGGCCGGATGAACGCCCGGATGCGGAAAACAACGTGATGACGATGATTGCCGACCATGCCTTCGACCTGATTGTCAACATTCCGAAGAACCATACGAAACGCGAGCTGACCAATGGCTACAAGATTCGTCGCGGTGCTATCGACCACAACATTCCGTTGATTACCAATGCCCGCCTGGCAAGTGCCTTTATCGAGGCATTCTGCGAAATGAAGCTGGAAGATATCCAGATTAAGAGCTGGCAGGAGTACAAATAA
- the trpS gene encoding tryptophan--tRNA ligase, protein MAKEKIILTGDRPTGRLHIGHYVGSLRRRVELQNSGLYDKIFIFIADAQALTDNMENPEKVRQNVIEVALDYLACGLDPTKSTIFIQSQIPELCELTFYYMDLVTVSRLQRNPTVKTEIQMRNFETSIPVGFFTYPISQAADITAFRATTVPVGEDQEPMIEQAREIVRRFNYIYGETLVEPEILLPDNAACLRLPGTDGKAKMSKSLGNCIYLSDSADEVQKKVKSMYTDPDHLRVQDPGKLEGNTVFTYLDAFCRPEHFGLYLPEYPNLDELKAHYQRGGLGDMKVKKFLNEIMQETLEPIRNRRKEFEKDIPAIYDMLKKGCETARETAAATLDDVRKAMKINYFDDAELIAEQVKKFGGE, encoded by the coding sequence ATGGCAAAAGAAAAAATCATCCTTACGGGCGACCGCCCCACAGGACGCCTGCACATAGGACACTATGTAGGCTCATTGAGAAGAAGAGTGGAACTGCAAAACTCCGGCTTATACGACAAGATTTTCATCTTCATCGCCGACGCACAAGCGCTGACGGACAATATGGAGAATCCGGAAAAGGTGCGCCAGAACGTCATCGAGGTGGCACTGGACTACCTGGCTTGCGGACTGGACCCGACGAAGAGTACCATCTTCATCCAATCCCAGATACCGGAACTCTGCGAACTGACCTTCTACTATATGGACCTGGTGACCGTGAGCCGCCTGCAACGCAACCCGACGGTAAAGACCGAAATCCAGATGCGTAATTTCGAGACAAGCATCCCCGTAGGTTTCTTCACCTACCCCATCAGCCAGGCAGCGGACATTACCGCCTTCCGCGCCACTACCGTGCCCGTGGGCGAAGACCAGGAGCCGATGATTGAACAAGCTCGTGAAATCGTACGCCGTTTCAACTATATATATGGTGAAACCCTCGTGGAACCAGAAATCCTGTTGCCCGACAATGCAGCCTGCCTGCGCCTGCCGGGAACGGACGGCAAAGCCAAGATGAGCAAGAGCCTCGGCAACTGTATCTATCTTTCGGACTCTGCCGACGAGGTGCAGAAGAAGGTGAAGAGCATGTATACCGACCCCGACCACCTGCGTGTGCAAGACCCCGGAAAATTGGAAGGCAACACCGTATTCACTTACCTGGATGCCTTTTGCCGTCCGGAACACTTCGGCCTTTATCTGCCCGAATATCCGAATCTGGACGAACTGAAAGCCCACTACCAACGTGGCGGTCTGGGCGACATGAAAGTGAAGAAGTTCCTCAACGAAATTATGCAGGAGACACTGGAGCCTATCCGCAACCGCCGCAAGGAGTTTGAAAAAGACATCCCCGCCATCTACGACATGCTGAAGAAAGGTTGCGAAACTGCCAGGGAAACCGCTGCCGCAACCTTGGACGATGTACGCAAGGCTATGAAGATAAACTACTTTGATGATGCGGAACTGATTGCAGAGCAAGTAAAGAAATTCGGCGGAGAATAA